Part of the Pseudobacteriovorax antillogorgiicola genome, TATGGGGCAGCCGTATTCTTGGCTCATGAGGCCATGCATGGCAGCATTGTTCGCAATGCCATTGGTCAGGAAATTATGGGTTACTTGGGATTTACACTGTTTCTTGTGTCACCCCATCTCTGGAGAGTTTGGCATAACAAGAATCATCACGGCCATACCAATCAGGGTAACAGAGATCCAGACAGCTTTGGTACCATCGATCGCTACGAACGAGTCCGCTCTACCCGTTTTGTGACCCAGCTTGCACCTGGAGGGCGATCCTGGTTAAGTTACCTCTTCCTATTTTATTGGTTTACATTTCACGGTCAGGTGGTTCTTTGGATTCAGAGTAAATTTCTCCATGATTTCAAGGGTACGAATCGAAAGCGAGCCTTTGTCGATACCAGCCTCATGCTAGCCTTTTGGGTGGCTCTTGGTCTCTCTGCTGGCGCTTACAAGAGTATTTTTGTAATCCTCATTCCAATGGTTCTAGGCAACTTCACAATCATGTCCTACATTGCCACCAATCACTTCTTGATGCCTCAAGACCCACACCCACTAAAGAATTCTATGGGCATTAACACCTCGCGCTTTTTCGATATCATTCACTTCAACTTCAGCCACCACATCGAACACCATCTTTTCCCTAGCGTAAACTGGAGTCAGTTTCCTAAAATTCGTCGTTGGCTACAGAAGAATTACCCCGAAGACTATACTGCTCCATCCCATGGCCAGGCCCTGCGCTTGCTCTACTCAACTCCAAGGATCTACCGCGATCCTGAAGTACTATGTGATCCTGAAGGGCACTATCAGGATATTCCTATCGCCAGTTTAAGGCCCACTCTGCGGTAGTGGGCTTTGCCCCGGAAAATGTTGTCTGGTTAATTAAGGTCGGGTGTTATCCGATACGATAGGAGAAAGTCTGAGCCAAAGATTGTGAATTCAAAGTCGTGTTGAGGGTTTATGACAACTGCACTGAAAATATCTAATTACCCGAATGAAGACTGGGCCTTTGATTTACTTAAAGTCGGTAGCTGGGAGTACTGCCCAACCCAGCAAATTCTGGCCTGGTCGCCTCAGACTTATGACATCCACAATATTCCACGAGACTCCGAGATCGATGTTGAGCAAGCTATGGCATACTATCGTGAATCTGATCGGGACGTGATTCGCCAATCGATCCAAGAGTGCATTGAGTCGGGCAAAGACTACGATCTGCAATTAGCCATCGTCGATAGCAAAGGAACCGAAAAAGTCGTGAGAACCATGGGCCGAAGGGTCTTAAAACCCAACGGCTCCTACTGTATCGAAGGGATCATTCAAGACATTACGCTTCTCGTCAAACTTGAAAAGCGAGTGGAGAACGCCACCAAAAAGGCTCATGAGTTTTCTAGCCTTCTTGATAAAACCGCAATCGTCGCGGAAACCAATACCAGAGGCATCATTACCCATGTAAATCAAAAATTTTGCGAAATCTCCAAGTTTGATGAAGATGAACTCATTGGTCAGAATCACAATATCCTTAACTCTGGCTTTCATTCTCGTGAGTTTTTTAAAAACCTATGGAAGACCATAGGCTCGGGTCGGGATTGGCGAGGAAAAATTAAGAATAAGGCAAAGGATGGTACATATTATTGGGTTGATACACTCATTCACCCTGTTAAAAATAGCAAGGGGCAGATCCGAAAATACCTTTCCATCCGCCATGACATCACGCAAGAAAAAGAACAGGAAGAGATCAACCTAAAGAACTCAAGGTTGCTTGCCATCGGCGAGGCGTCAGCGCAGATTATGCATGATGTCATGAACCCGCTCGCCGTGATCCAATCGACGGAATACCTCCTCCGTCAAGCATCCACCCAGGAAGATCCTAGCAAATTGATTAATAATATTGCAGAAAAAATCGATGAAAATGTCGAACGTATTAAAAGTATTTTCAACGATATGAGAAGTATCTTGGTGGATGAGCTGGAGCTTACTACCGTTGACCTTAAAGACATCATCAATGAATCGGTCGCCTTAGTTGACCCGATCCGAGAAAAAGCAAACGTTACCATTGAAAACGATGTAAGGTCCAGTTTTCATATCGTCGGCAATCGCAACCTGCTCATGCAAGTTATGACCAACCTCTTAAAAAACTCCATTGAGGCCATCGAAAACCTTGGAGAGAAATGGATACAAATTGAGGCCATCGACATCGGAAAATACACATTCATCCGCGTCATCGACTCAGGTCACGGCATACCCAAAGAGGTGCAAGAGCACATGTTCGACTCATTCTTCACAACCAAGCGAGACAAAGGCGGAACCGGTATTGGCCTTGGACTCTGCCGAAAAATCATCGATCTGCACGGTGGTGAGCTTAAGATCAACAACAATAACAAAAACACTGAGATTGATGTCGTTTTTCAAAACAAACTTGGTTCACCAAATCCATAGTCACTCCCAATTTAAGCCACATCCCGTGAACGCAGGTCTCTGACGATATCCCGAATCTCATCCGGTGAAAACGGTTTTTCAATAAACCCTTTCACCGAAAGCTGTTGACACTTATCCTTGAGAGAATCGATCGACGTTCCGGAGATTACATAAATGGGAGTCTCCGTCGGTGAGATCTCTTCAATGAACTCGATACCACTTTTATGAGGGAGATGAAGATCCGTGAGTACTAGGTCAGGCTTTTTCGTCATAAATAGACTTAAACCTTGATCACCATTCTCGGCTTCAAAATACTTGATACTCCCATCGCCGATGCAGTCGATCAAATATTCACGAATTGCAGCTTCATCGTCCACGATAAGTACCTTAAAGGCATCCATGGCCTCGTCTGTCATCTTCACCCGTGGAATCAAAAAGGAGAATTCACTCCCCTTCCCTAACTCACTTTTCAGTTCAATCCCCTGACTTCCAAGAAGTTTTACCAGAGATTGACTTATGGTCAACCCTAGCCCGGTGCCAGCAAGTTTTTGGCTATTTACATCATGAGCTTGACCAAATCGCTCGAACACTAGCTTTTTCTTTTCAGGAGGAATACCCCTACCGGTATCTCGAACTGCAAAGCGAACTCCATCACTTTCTTCACTGATACAAAGCTCGATCACGCCGTTCTCGGTAAACTTGCAAGCATTCCCAATGAGGTTAATGAGGACTTGCTTCAATTTTTGCTGATCACTCCAAATTTGAGGTTGATCCCCCGAAAGTGAAATTTGAAATCTATTGGACTTTTTAATCGCCAATGGCTCTACCATCGTTTGAATCTGTTTAGCTAGGCCTTCTAAGGAAAAGTCTGTGGCGTTGACCTCAGCTCGACCATCTTCTATTTTTGCCAGATCGAGCACACCATTAACAAGCTCTAACAGATAGTATCCCGACTTTTTCATCACATTGATAGCTTCATTGAGACCATCAAATTCACCATCCAAGATATCTTCTTCAGCTAGCTCCGCATAGCCAATGATGGCATTGAGCGGAGTTCGCAACTCATGGCTCATATTCGACAAGAACACGCTTTTTGCTCGACTTGCGACCTGAGCTCGATCGCGGGCCTCGATCAATTCCTCGGTCACTTGTTTGAGTCTGGTAATATCGCTGGCGCTGCACACGAAACCACTTAGATTGCCGCTCTTGGTGTAGAATGGGTTGGTGAATACCAGCATCGTGACCCTGGAGTTACCAACTGCAAAATCAATTTCAGTTGATTCTAAGGACTTAAAGCTATCAAACGTTTGCGGAATACCGTTGGAATCTTCGATAACATCGAAGAACGATAGACCGAGGCAATTTGCGGCATCCCACCCGAGGAGCTTCTCTGCGTGACGATTGATATGTACGATATGCCCCTCAGTAGAAACAACGATTAGGGTTGTGGCAACAGTGTTAAATACTTTGTGTAGAAAGTCATGATTTTCCAGCTGTATCTTGTATGCTTCTTCGATCATCTGATCAAGTTTAATCTGCCTTTGGGCTTGCTCTAGCTCTTCTTTCAGCTGCACATCGAGTTGAATCAAGCAAAAACCGTTGCCCTTGTGCTCTGTTAGCTTGATCTCTGGATGTTCTCGCCAGCCAAGTCTTGTTCGATCCAAACGACCGAACTTAAGAGGAAGATTTCTTCGAGAGACAAACTCTTGAAAGTTCTGATTGCAACAGATAAGGCTCAAGGTAACCCGATCGACAATCGCCGATGGGATCTCTGTATGATCGATGAGTCGTTTGGCAAAGCTCAGTTCAGACACAGGTTAAACCTCTTCGTTTCCTCTCCTATCGTCTTCCCCACGCCAGAAAACATTACTTTTTAGGCAGTTCCATAGACATTTTGGAACCTACCTGCCAAACACCTTGTCATCAATTGGTAAACTCTAGGTCGGCAGATTCAACCACTTTTCCGTCGATTCCAGCTATAAACTCCGTATATTGTACGCTAACGCTATCGGAATCCGGTAGATCGGCCGCCGTACTTAAGGCATAGAGGCGAATCGTATACTCATGGGTTGCATCTCCTGGAGAACAGGGAGCAGTGTAAGCTGCTTCGACGTTATCCTTATCGCTACCTAGAGTTCCTACGCCTTCTGTATTTCCTTCAGACAGAGAGCTAGTGTCCGAGGGGATATTCCAAAGCAACCAATATGTGCTTGGATCATCTGTTTCTTCATTGGAATTATCAGGATAGTGATACATCATCAAGGCGAACTCGAC contains:
- a CDS encoding fatty acid desaturase family protein codes for the protein MTHSAALPPAKQIKRAIINELGQRTLRSHPWQALLYLPIVGGIATITAVVIQNDFVWQLNLALSVLLAMFYGAAVFLAHEAMHGSIVRNAIGQEIMGYLGFTLFLVSPHLWRVWHNKNHHGHTNQGNRDPDSFGTIDRYERVRSTRFVTQLAPGGRSWLSYLFLFYWFTFHGQVVLWIQSKFLHDFKGTNRKRAFVDTSLMLAFWVALGLSAGAYKSIFVILIPMVLGNFTIMSYIATNHFLMPQDPHPLKNSMGINTSRFFDIIHFNFSHHIEHHLFPSVNWSQFPKIRRWLQKNYPEDYTAPSHGQALRLLYSTPRIYRDPEVLCDPEGHYQDIPIASLRPTLR
- a CDS encoding sensor histidine kinase encodes the protein MTTALKISNYPNEDWAFDLLKVGSWEYCPTQQILAWSPQTYDIHNIPRDSEIDVEQAMAYYRESDRDVIRQSIQECIESGKDYDLQLAIVDSKGTEKVVRTMGRRVLKPNGSYCIEGIIQDITLLVKLEKRVENATKKAHEFSSLLDKTAIVAETNTRGIITHVNQKFCEISKFDEDELIGQNHNILNSGFHSREFFKNLWKTIGSGRDWRGKIKNKAKDGTYYWVDTLIHPVKNSKGQIRKYLSIRHDITQEKEQEEINLKNSRLLAIGEASAQIMHDVMNPLAVIQSTEYLLRQASTQEDPSKLINNIAEKIDENVERIKSIFNDMRSILVDELELTTVDLKDIINESVALVDPIREKANVTIENDVRSSFHIVGNRNLLMQVMTNLLKNSIEAIENLGEKWIQIEAIDIGKYTFIRVIDSGHGIPKEVQEHMFDSFFTTKRDKGGTGIGLGLCRKIIDLHGGELKINNNNKNTEIDVVFQNKLGSPNP
- a CDS encoding ATP-binding protein, with the translated sequence MSELSFAKRLIDHTEIPSAIVDRVTLSLICCNQNFQEFVSRRNLPLKFGRLDRTRLGWREHPEIKLTEHKGNGFCLIQLDVQLKEELEQAQRQIKLDQMIEEAYKIQLENHDFLHKVFNTVATTLIVVSTEGHIVHINRHAEKLLGWDAANCLGLSFFDVIEDSNGIPQTFDSFKSLESTEIDFAVGNSRVTMLVFTNPFYTKSGNLSGFVCSASDITRLKQVTEELIEARDRAQVASRAKSVFLSNMSHELRTPLNAIIGYAELAEEDILDGEFDGLNEAINVMKKSGYYLLELVNGVLDLAKIEDGRAEVNATDFSLEGLAKQIQTMVEPLAIKKSNRFQISLSGDQPQIWSDQQKLKQVLINLIGNACKFTENGVIELCISEESDGVRFAVRDTGRGIPPEKKKLVFERFGQAHDVNSQKLAGTGLGLTISQSLVKLLGSQGIELKSELGKGSEFSFLIPRVKMTDEAMDAFKVLIVDDEAAIREYLIDCIGDGSIKYFEAENGDQGLSLFMTKKPDLVLTDLHLPHKSGIEFIEEISPTETPIYVISGTSIDSLKDKCQQLSVKGFIEKPFSPDEIRDIVRDLRSRDVA
- a CDS encoding YbhB/YbcL family Raf kinase inhibitor-like protein, with the translated sequence MIGNFFRILILLGYVSLGLGVASCGDDSSDDDSTSSTEDDDSDETSTFTLTSSAFTGGTLPDELKCTRDGGSGISAPLSWTGSPSTAVEFALMMYHYPDNSNEETDDPSTYWLLWNIPSDTSSLSEGNTEGVGTLGSDKDNVEAAYTAPCSPGDATHEYTIRLYALSTAADLPDSDSVSVQYTEFIAGIDGKVVESADLEFTN